In Trifolium pratense cultivar HEN17-A07 linkage group LG7, ARS_RC_1.1, whole genome shotgun sequence, a genomic segment contains:
- the LOC123894084 gene encoding uncharacterized protein LOC123894084, giving the protein MKMFIAKSTKGLLSIIVIIILILPQIAAQAVSPADSPADNVSEQIIQKDNTIRVDPLDNFKKYRGGFNITNKNYWSSVIFTGVYGYAIGIFFLLCGIVYGVFLIINKFYHHKNEGRKRMKVFPCNYKSCDVSLIHLALFLMLIAIVATGLVLIGSVRFHSEAKTSVDIIIKTANKASETIHKTTEALKGMESNSMEANVNVRASSNLDSAAERLDDASANIETQARKNRRLINNGLKIVFVTTTMIMCLNLVAVTVLSVSGVLRLRRTLYLFVVLCWLMTVLCWIFFGLYFFLQKFSSDACVALDNFQENPYNNSLSSILPCQELLKAKPVLSQFSAGIYDLVNEVNANISMQATTYPNLVHVCNPFSAPPNYFYQPENCPDNTIRIGDIPKVLKPFTCLDANDGTCENGNFITNSEYAKVETYTNSIQDLLNVYPSMEHLLECQLVKDAFSQVLVNHCKPMKRYAKMAWVGMVFLGVIMVLLILLWTIKASHEHCYHISDGSVEPHFEVPNGLKSRVDKEIEI; this is encoded by the exons ATGAAGATGTTCATAGCCAAAAGCACCAAAGGGTTGTTATCTATAATAGTGATCATAATCTTGATTCTACCACAAATTGCTGCACAAGCTGTCTCACCTGCTGATTCTCCTGCAG ATAATGTGTCAGAACAGATTATACAGAAGGATAATACAATTAGAGTTGATCCTTTAGATAATTTCAAAAAGTATAGAGGAGGATTTAACATCACCAACAAGAATTATTGGAGT TCTGTGATATTCACTGGAGTATATGGATATGCAATTGGAATTTTCTTCCTTCTATGTGGAATAGTGTATGGagtttttttgataatcaaCAAGTTTTATCATCACAAAAATGAaggaagaaaaagaatgaaGGTGTTTCCTTGTAATTACAAGAGTTGTGATGTTTCCCTAATTCATCTGGCTTTATTTCTCATGCTAATAGCCAT AGTTGCAACAGGACTAGTTCTTATAGGGAGTGTAAGATTCCATTCAGAAGCCAAAACATCAGTTGATATCATTATCAAAACAGCAAACAAAGCATCAGAAACAATACACAAAACAACAGAAGCATTAAAAGGCATGGAGAGTAATTCGATGGAAGCCAATGTCAATGTTAGGGCTTCTTCAAATCTCGACTCTGCAGCTGAAAGACTTGATGATGCATCTGCAAATATTGAAACACAAGCTAGAAAGAATAGGCGCCTTATCAACAATGGCTTGAAAATAGT GTTTGTAACTACTACAATGATTATGTGCTTGAACTTGGTTGCTGTAACAGTTTTGTCAG TTTCTGGAGTACTAAGGTTAAGGAGGACACTTTACCT GTTTGTTGTACTTTGCTGGTTGATGACAGTGTTATGCTGGATATTCTTTGGACTCTATTTCTTCTTACAAAA ATTTTCTAGTGATGCATGCGTAGCTCTTGACAACTTTCAAGAAAATCCTTATAACAACAGCCTAAGTTCCATTCTCCCATGTCAAGAATTGCTCAAAGCAAAACCAGTTCTATCTCAATTTAGTGCTGGCATCTATGATCTTGTTAATGAG GTGAATGCAAACATATCAATGCAGGCAACAACATATCCAAACCTTGTTCATGTTTGCAATCCTTTCTCAGCACCACCAAATTATTTCTACCAGCCCGAGAATTGTCCCGATAATACTATACGAATAGGAGACATTCCAAAG GTATTGAAGCCTTTTACTTGTTTGGATGCAAATGATGGAACATGTGAGAATGGAAATTTCATAACAAATAGTGAATATGCAAAAGTTGAAacttatacaaattcaattcaaGACTTATTGAATGTGTATCCAAGTATGGAACATTTGTTAGAATGCCAACTTGTAAAAGATGCATTCTCTCAAGTTCTTGTTAATCACTGCAAGCCTATGAAGAGATATGCTAAGATGGCTTGGGTAGGAATGGTGTTCCTTGGTGTGATTATGGTTTTGTTGATTCTGCTTTGGACTATAAAAGCTAGTCATGAACATTGTTATCATATTTCAGATGGTTCTGTGGAGCCACATTTTGAAGTACCAAATGGCTTGAAATCAAGAGTAGATAAAGAGATTGAGATTTGA